In Peromyscus eremicus chromosome 2, PerEre_H2_v1, whole genome shotgun sequence, a single genomic region encodes these proteins:
- the Mybl1 gene encoding myb-related protein A codes for MAKRSRSEDEDDDLQYADHDYEVPQQKGLKKLWNRVKWTRDEDDKLKKLVEQHGTDDWTLIASHLQNRSDFQCQHRWQKVLNPELIKGPWTKEEDQRVIELVQKYGPKRWSLIAKHLKGRIGKQCRERWHNHLNPEVKKSSWTEEEDRIIYEAHKRLGNRWAEIAKLLPGRTDNSIKNHWNSTMRRKVEQEGYLQDGIKSERSSSKLQHKPCATMDHLQTQNQFYIPVQIPGYQYVSPDGNCVEHVQTSAFIQQPFVDEDPDKEKKIKELELLLMSAENEVRRKRLPSQPGSFSSWSGSFLMDDSMSNTLNNLEEHTTEFYSMDENQTVSAQQNSPTKFLAVEANAVLSSLQTIPEFAETLELIESDPVAWSDVTSFDLSDAAASPVKSTPVKLMRIQHNEGAMECQFNVSLVLEGKKNSCNGGDSEAIPLTSPNVVKFSTPPTILRKKKRIRVGQSLGNELGDGSFNEGSTTALKHTPVKTLPFSPSQFFNTCPGNEQLNIENPSFTSTPICGQKVLITTPLQKEATPKDQKENVGFRTPTIRRSILGTTPRTPTPFKNALAAQEKKYGPLKIVSQPLAFLEEDIREVLKEETGTDIFLKEEDEPAYKSCKQEHSSSVKKVRKSLALDSWDKEEPGTQLLTEDISDMQSENILTTSLLMIPLLEIHDNRCNLTPEKQDINSANKTYTLTKKKPNPNTSKVVKLEKNLQSNCEWETVVYGKTEDQLIMTEQARRYLSTYTAASSTSRALIL; via the exons TGAGGACGAGGATGACGACCTTCAGTATGCTGATCATGATTATGAAGTACCTCAACAAAAAGGACTGAAAAAACTCTGGAACAGAGTAAAATGGACAAGAGATGAG GATGACAAGTTAAAGAAGTTGGTTGAACAACATGGAACTGATGATTGGACTCTAATTGCTAGTCATCTTCAA AACCGTTCTGATTTTCAGTGCCAACACCGATGGCAGAAGGTTTTAAATCCAGAATTGATAAAGGGTCCTTGGACTAAAGAAGAAGATCAGAGG gTTATTGAATTAGTTCAGAAATATGGACCAAAAAGGTGGTCTTTAATTGCAAAACATTTAAAAGGAAGAATAGGCAAGCAGTGCAGAGAAAGATGGCATAATCACTTGAATCCTGAAGTAAAGAAATCTTCTTGGACAGAAGAAGAAGACAGGATCATATATGAAGCACATAAGCGGCTGGGAAACCGTTGGGCAGAAATTGCTAAATTACTTCCTGGAAG GACTGATAATTCTATCAAAAATCATTGGAATTCTACGATGCGAAGAAAAGTGGAGCAGGAGGGCTACTTACAAGATGGAATAAAATCAGAGCGCTCGTCATCAAAACTCCAGCACAAACCTTGTGCGACTATGGACCATTTGCAAACCCAGAATCAGTTTTACATACCTGTTCAG atCCCTGGTTATCAGTATGTATCACCTGATGGCAATTGTGTTGAACATGTTCAGACATCTGCCTTTATTCAG CAACCCTTTGTTGATGAAGATCctgataaggaaaaaaaaataaaggaacttGAGTTGCTTCTTATGTCAGCTGAGAATGAAGTTAGAAGAAAGAGGCTTCCATCT CAACCTGGAAGCTTTTCTAGCTGGTCTGGCAGTTTCCTCATGGATGATAGCATGTCTAACACACTGAATAACCTTGAGGAACACACTACTGAGTTTTATAGCATGGATGAAAATCAGACTGTTTCTGCTCAGCAGAATTCACCCACAAAGTTTCTAGCTGTAGAAGCAAATGCTGTACTGTCTTCTCTACAGACCATCCCAGAATTTGCAGAGACTCTAGAACTTATTGAATCT GATCCTGTAGCATGGAGTGATGTTACCAGTTTTGATCTTTCtgatgctgctgcttctcctgtcAAGTCTACTCCAGTTAAACTAATGCGGATTCAACATAATGAAGGAGCCATGGAATGTCAATTTAATGTCAGTCTTGTACTTGAAGGGAAAAAGAACAGTTGTAATGGTGGAGACAGTGAAGCTATTCCTCTAACATCCCCAAATGTGGTCAAGTTTAGCACTCCACCCACCAtcctcagaaagaagaaaagaatacgAGTGGGTCAGTCTCTAGGCAATGAGCTCGGGGATGGTTCGTTCAATGAAGGCAGCACCACAGCATTAAAACACACACCAGTGAAAACACTACCATTTTCTCCTTCACAG TTTTTTAACACATGTCCTGGAAATGAACAACTTAATATAGAAAACCCTTCGTTTACATCAACTCCAATTTGTGGGCAAAAAGTTCTCATTACAACTCCTCTTCAGAAGGAAGCAACTCCCaaagaccaaaaagaaaatgtagg GTTTAGAACACCTACTATTAGAAGATCTATATTGGGTACCACACCAAGAACTCCTACTCCATTTAAGAATGCACTTGCTGCTCAGGAAAAGAAATATGGACCTCTTAAAATTGTG tcCCAGCCACTGGCCTTCTTGGAAGAAGACATTCGAgaagttttaaaagaagaaactggAACAGACATATTCCTCAAAGAAGAAGATGAACCTGCTTACAAAAGCTGCAAGCAAGAG CATTCTTCATCTGTGAAGAAAGTCAGAAAATCACTAGCCTTAGATAGCTGGGACAAAGAAGAACCGGGCACTCAGCTATTAACTGAAGACATTTCAGACATGCAG tCAGAAAATATACTTACAACATCTTTATTAATGATACCATTATTGGAAATACATGACAATAGGTGCAACTTGACTCCTGAAAAACAAGATATAAATTCAGCCAACAAAACATATACACTTACTAAAAAGAAACCAAACCCTAACACTTCTAAAGTTGTCAAATTGGAAAAGAATCTTCAG TCAAATTGTGAATGGGAAACGGTGGTCTATGGGAAGACAGAAGACCAGCTCATCATGACTGAACAAGCGAGAAGATATCTGAGTACTTACACAGCTGCCAGCAGCACTTCAAGAGCTCTCATACTCTAA